GTGTCGCTTTCGAAAAACTGTTCCAGTTGATGAAAGTCGCTTTGGGCTTTGGCCTCGTGTCCAAGATCGAAGCCGAACGTTTGTGACTTGTCGGGGTGAAAGATGTAGTCCCCATGATCATCGGTGAGGTAGTAGACATATCTGCCATCAGCGTTTGAGGGCAAGTGCTTTTCTGCGAACGGCTGGAAGTCGAGGTTGATTATCACGATGCCGGCTGGGCGCTCGTCGGCATCAAATATCGGCATCGCCACGCGCAGCATGGGACGATGCGGGATTTCGATCTGGCCTTTCTCCCGATTCAGATTGATTCGCGAGTAATAGATCTGGTCACGCGGAAGGGCGATCGTTTCCTGAAAGTACAGTCGTTCACCCTTCCGTTGCAAATCTGATTCGGCGGGACGAAAAATCTTATTGTCCACTCGGTCGAGCCGCACGCGTTCGCGACCTTCGTCCTGCACACCGATCAACCGGACCTGTGCGTAGTAGGGTTTGGCTCTAAGCATCTCTGCGAAAATGCTGGCGAGCTGGTCCCTGGTCTCCGAGTCCGCCGCGGTGCTGTCGTCTGCCTCAGCATCAGCAAGGATGTTCTTAACGATTGGTAGTCCGGCTAACAAGCGGATGTCGTGACTGATCTCATCGAAGGCGAGCGACAACCTGTCTTCGCTGATCGTGGCTTGTCGTTGAAGGCCTTCAATCTGAAGCCCCTCAATGATGCTCATGTATCCCCAAATCGCTGACGCGGCGATACCAATCGACGATGCCGCGACAAGGCTGAGAACGAGCAGGCGAATTTTCTGAGCAATACGCATTGCAATGCACCAAGTCGCATTTCTTCGCCTGAGTGATTTCGATACCCGAACGCTTCATGCTATTGGAACGAAATAAAGCGGCTAAGTCGAGCGCAGGCGCGGCGGGCGTCCCTTGGTGACAGACGTCTTTCACTGAGAAGAACGCCTATTGGAGCCGGCGCGGTGGAGCTTGGTCTGCAGCGGGTGCGAAGAGTCGACCGACACGGAATAACGTGGGCCGTCAACCGCTGCCAAGGTGCTGCCACAGTGCTCAAGCACTGCCAAGCCATCGACGAACTGGATTCGAGGTCTGACCGCATAAACGTTTCGGTCACTGATTTGTCGCGACTGTGCAGTCGTTTGATCTTCCAGCCACGCTATCTTTAGATCACCGCATCTGGAGCTGGGCTAGCTGTCAGATTCATGCTGGCTTCGATAGCAGCACAGAGTGTTTGAGAGTCGCAGGGTTTGTGAAAGACCCGAGTTACTCCGAGTTCAGCGACAGCGCGTTCTGCGTTTCGATCCAGGATCGTACCGCTCAGCATAAAGCGTTTAACGTCTGGGAATCGGGTTCGTATTCCTGCAAGAAACTGAAAGCCTGTTGTGCCGGGCATTTCGTTGTCGCACACAAGGGCATCAATCTTCGTGCTGCCCAATATTGCGGTCGCTTCTGCCGCAGAGATCGACGTCGTGACGTCGAATCCGTACTCGTTGAGTTGACGCGACAACGCTCGCAGGAGTGACGCATCATCATCAAGTAAAAGTACACGTGGCATTGAGTCGTTCATGTCGCATCATCTCCAGGATTGGTTGTGGTTAGTTCAGGCTGTTGTGAAAACATATATCGGTTCTTTGACGTTATTATTGCTCGCCATCTTCGACAGAATGCCGATCATCGATCTGGTAATTTCCTGACCCCGCCCGACAAGTAATCCGCCGGACTTGTTCAGGATGTCCTCGGACACCACCATTCCCGTACGTAGCTGGCACACGTTTAACTTCATCAGGCTGGCCGAAAACAGCTGCTTGAATGCTGCTTCGAATGCGTTCAGGACGTCAGGGTCATACTTGTGAGCGTCTTCTTTTAGAAGGTCCAACGCTTCGACTTTGTTTTTTGTACGTGCTTCATGACTGTCAAAGTCGAGACACACCTTTAGGATTCTTGCACCGAGCGGTATGTCCGTGCCACGAATGCCCTCCGCAGGTGCCCCGGTGCCGTCAAAGCACTTTTCCTGATAGCCAACGATTCGTGCGACGTCGGACAGTCGCGGTATGTTGCCTAGAAGGCTTTTCCCGATGGCAGGGTGCTGGTCAAACGCCACACGTTCCAACGCGTCCAGTTCCTGACCGTTCATGATTTTTCTTAAGGTCGATTCAGACAGAGTGATGCAACCCAGGGCGGACATCATCGCGGCAATCTCGATCTCCCAAAGGTTGCCCGCGCCCAGTGATGCTGCGAGAGCCATGGCAATTCTCTTCACTCGAGACGCACGCCCGAAGGCAATGGGATTGACGATTCCCAACACGTCAAACAGTACTTTGACACTGCCCTTCAGCGTGCATTCAAGCAATTCCCGCTCAGCCGTCACGAGTTGATATTGTCGAATTCCGTCACTAACGGTGGCAGCCATAGTTTCCATTGAGCACGGCTTGGAGAGGAAACGAAAGATGTTTCCTTCGTTGACCGCTTCAATGGTGGAGTTCAGATCTGCATAGCCCGTCAGCATGACTCTAACGGTGTCCGGAGATTTCTGTCTGATAATCTTGAGCATCTCGACGCCTGTCATCCCCGGCATCCGCATGTCGGAGATAACAACGGCGAATGGGCCATCTTCGTCAACCATTCTCAGGCCAGCAGATGGTCCATCCGCAGTGTACAGATCAAAATCGTCCGACAGATGACGATCGATCGCACTCAAAATTTTGGAATCGTCGTCGACGAAAAGAATTTTGGGCTCACTCATATTGGTTACTCCTCCTGACTTAGGCAAAGGTCACGCCAACTGGCAATCTTGCCTTCGCATTCAATCGTTGCCAGATACTCGGACAACTCCTGGTCATCTGCCCCATTGGCGACTTCGTTGGCAGCCCACACAACGGATAAAACAGACAGGGATTTTTCTTCGGCCTGTTCAGGACGATGGTGCAGGGACACAACCTCAATAATTGACTGCGGCAGCCCCCACAAATTCAACAGGTAAGCGCCAACAGCCGCATGATCGGTGTTAAGAAATTCATGTTCTGCTTCCCACAGCGAAGTGTGATTTGAGGCGGCTGTCTGAAGGATCCGGCTGTATGCTTCGGTGTCTGAAGTTGCAAGAATCAGCTTTCCCACGTCATGAAGCATGCCCGCAGTGTAGGCGTCGTTGACATCACCGCCTGCCATGCCCTCCGCTCGTGCAATTTGCTTAGCGAAGTTGGCAACGTTCAGACTATGAGTCATTAGTGTTTCCAGCGAAAATTCGCTTCTTGAATCATCAACGAATTCTGTGAAAACACCGGTCGTCAGGACCAGAGCCTTAATAACATCGACACCCAGCATACAAGCGGCCTGCCCCGGCGAATGTACCTGCTTTCCCATGCCAAAGGCCGCAGAATTGACCAACTGCAGAATCTTGGCGGACATCGCCATGTCCTTTTCGATGATGCGGCCGACGTCCGTTAAGGCAAAGTCTTCAGACTGAATCGCTGCGTTTAGTTCTGCGTAGACTGACGGGATGCTCGGCAGTCCCGGGAGATTAGTTATCGTCTTCCTGAGGCTTTCCGAATTTAGGGTGTCGCGCATCGCGCAGGCTCGCGATATCGTTGATTTCAGAGTCTCGGCATCGCACGGCTTAGAAAGATATTGGTGCATCGGTTGCACTGCGCGAAGGACGGCTTCCTTGTTGGCTTGGCCGGAAAGCACAATTCGCACAATGTGGGGATAGAGTTTGCTGACTTCGTGCAGCAGCTCCGCACCGTCCATTCCGGGCATTCGCATGTCCGTGATAATGGCATCGAAGTCTTCGTTTGCCAGCATCTCTAACGCTTCTGTTGCGTCATTTGCGAATTCCGCCTCCCACTCAACGTCGGCAGCATCCAGCATTCTTTCCAGGGCACGCAGCACCTGGGGTTCATCATCGACGAATAAGACGTTCATGTAAGCACCGCGCAATCACTTTGAGCTGAAGTGGCTGCCGCCTCATCAGCTGGAATCTCCATTGGTAGTTCGATAACGAAACGAGTTCCGACGCCTTCTTCTACGTGAAAAGTGAGTCGGCCTTTGTGTTTCTGGGTGACGACAGAGTGGGCTATGGAAAGTCCCTGTCCGGTTCCTTTTCCCACGTCTTTCGTGGTGAAGAACGGATCGAACACACGGTCGCGGATTTCTTCCGGAATCCCACCTCCCGTGTCACCGATCTCAACAACGACATGCGTATCTGTTTGGTGGCTTCGAATTGTGATCAAGCCTTTTCCTGTACTCCCGCCGTCTGTCATGTCGCTGATTGCGTGTGCAGAATTGACGATGAGGTTCAGGAAGACCTGGCTTAGTTCCCCTGAAAGGCCCAGCAGGCCTTCAATTTGCGGGGCCAGTTTCAGGTCGACGTCTGCGACGTATTTCCATTCGTTGGTGGAAACAGTCACTGCTGTTTCAAGGAGGTGATTGATATCGACGGGCGATTTTTCCTCAACACCAAGGTGTGAGAGTTCTTTCATCGCTCGGACAATGCGAGATACATGGCGGACACCGTCGATTGAATCGCTAAGCGCTTCGGGCAGTTGGGTGTACAGCTTCGTCAGCTTGAGCTTTTTTTGCTGAGCCACCATCCTGTCAGCCAGTTCAGCTTCGAAATCTGATTTCTGTGCTAATTCGGTGAG
This DNA window, taken from Fuerstiella marisgermanici, encodes the following:
- a CDS encoding response regulator — its product is MPRVLLLDDDASLLRALSRQLNEYGFDVTTSISAAEATAILGSTKIDALVCDNEMPGTTGFQFLAGIRTRFPDVKRFMLSGTILDRNAERAVAELGVTRVFHKPCDSQTLCAAIEASMNLTASPAPDAVI
- a CDS encoding HD domain-containing phosphohydrolase yields the protein MSEPKILFVDDDSKILSAIDRHLSDDFDLYTADGPSAGLRMVDEDGPFAVVISDMRMPGMTGVEMLKIIRQKSPDTVRVMLTGYADLNSTIEAVNEGNIFRFLSKPCSMETMAATVSDGIRQYQLVTAERELLECTLKGSVKVLFDVLGIVNPIAFGRASRVKRIAMALAASLGAGNLWEIEIAAMMSALGCITLSESTLRKIMNGQELDALERVAFDQHPAIGKSLLGNIPRLSDVARIVGYQEKCFDGTGAPAEGIRGTDIPLGARILKVCLDFDSHEARTKNKVEALDLLKEDAHKYDPDVLNAFEAAFKQLFSASLMKLNVCQLRTGMVVSEDILNKSGGLLVGRGQEITRSMIGILSKMASNNNVKEPIYVFTTA
- a CDS encoding response regulator — its product is MNVLFVDDEPQVLRALERMLDAADVEWEAEFANDATEALEMLANEDFDAIITDMRMPGMDGAELLHEVSKLYPHIVRIVLSGQANKEAVLRAVQPMHQYLSKPCDAETLKSTISRACAMRDTLNSESLRKTITNLPGLPSIPSVYAELNAAIQSEDFALTDVGRIIEKDMAMSAKILQLVNSAAFGMGKQVHSPGQAACMLGVDVIKALVLTTGVFTEFVDDSRSEFSLETLMTHSLNVANFAKQIARAEGMAGGDVNDAYTAGMLHDVGKLILATSDTEAYSRILQTAASNHTSLWEAEHEFLNTDHAAVGAYLLNLWGLPQSIIEVVSLHHRPEQAEEKSLSVLSVVWAANEVANGADDQELSEYLATIECEGKIASWRDLCLSQEE